From Lujinxingia vulgaris:
TTAGACTGGAGCACCGTTTCCTACGACATCCCGGAAGCCGGCATCTACACCTTCTCCTGGATCTACGTAAAGGACAGCAGCGCCAGCGGCGGCAGCGATCAGGGCTGGATCGACAACCTGCGCTTCGCCCAACCTGAGCACAGCTTCCTTTAAGGCTATCTCTACCTCGACCGGCTCAGCCCCAGGGCTGAGCCGGTCGAGCTGAAACACGACCCACAAAAAAGCCCCGCGACCATATCGGTCGCGGGGCTTTTTTCGTCTCGATCGTCTTCGCGCCGAAGCGCGGCGCCTTATTTGGTCGCCGCCCACTTGCGAATCTCGGTGCGGAAGTACTCATCGGCCGCATCGGTCCAGCTAAAATTGTCGCGGATGTACTTCACCGTGTCTTTCTCTACATCGGTGTAGCTGTTGCCATCCTTGACCGCCTCCAGCAACCGGTCCGCATCGCTCTTGGAGAGGCGCCCGTCGCCCTGGCCTTTGGTCAACTTCTCGGCCAACTCCAGCAGCTCACGATCGTACTTCTTGCCATCGATCTCTTTGTAATACGACATTGGGTCCTCCTCCAGAATAACGGGTTGGGTGGGTGGTGCGATGCCCTTAGTTGTAATGCGTGGTGGGGGTGGAGGCAAGGTGGGGAGAGACTCGTCACCCCATCAACGCCCTCTCATGCCGCACCCGCCACCTTCCCCTGTCGCCGCAGCTGCCGCTTGAGCGTGGTGCGCACCATCGCCCGCCAGTTCGAAAGATCGAGCGGGGTGAGCGTGATCAGCACATCCCCCTGACCAAAGCCCGGGTTCTGCGCATAGAAGTAACTGACGTGCGGGTCGCTGAGCTCGCGCTCGGTGATCGGCGCCACATCACCCCGCAGGTGTTTGGGCACCGTGCCGATCCATTCGCCGCCGGGGCCCGGGCGCACGTTGTCACTGTAGCGGGTGGCGACCTGCCGCATCAGCTCGCGCTCGGCCGCCGGCGTCGGCTGTTCGTAGCGCGGCCAGAAGGTCTGGTAGGTGCGAGGAAGCAGCAGGTAGCTCTTGTAGCTGAACACCGCCATCGCCAGGTCGATCGGGGTGCGCGGGTGCTTGAGCCGCGCCTCCAGGAAGTAGGCCATCACCACCGTCTGCAGCACGTTCTTGCCGCGAACATGGGGCTCCAAAAGCGCGTTGCCCGGGTAGAGCACGATGCGCGTCTGGCCCTCCACCTCGTAGCGCTGCACATCCATCGTGCCCACGCCCACAAGCGGCCCGTCGGGGCGCTCGCGCACAAGGATCACGTCGCGTTTGCTCAAATACCCCTCTTCGATCACCTCGGGGCGGCCCTCCATAAAGCGGCTGGCAAAGGCGCAGACCCTCTCAACTTCGGCGGCGCTCAACGAGGTGGTGGGGCGAAACTCCAGGCGCAATCCATTGATACGCAGGTAAGGCGGAAGCATAGGCGGCTCAATGCTCTCATTCCAGGGAGGGTCAGCGACGATCGACCGTGTTCTCAGTCAGAATTGCGCGCGTTGTAGTCGACACTCCCGGCGAGATGCAAGCTCGTCAGATCCGGCCGGATTGCTTTCCGGCCCTGTGTTTAACCCCTCGCCACGCCAACTTAGATGTCGCGACACTCCCCGCCGGCGCAGTCATCGACGCAGGCCCACTCCCCGGTGTCCGTGCAGACGCAGTAGGAAGAGATGCAGACCTCAGGATCGATCACACACGTCCTCCCGGCCGGACAGCTTCCCGGGGTGCAGCCCTGAGGTCTCTCGAAGAGATCGCATGAAAGCCCGTCTAACACCCGCTTACAGACCCCGCCACCACACTCTTCGTCGCAGACCCATTCGCCTCCCTGGCAGCTGCAGTCGGTGGGAATACACACCTCGTCGTCGATATCGCATCGAAGATCTTCGGCACCGCAGTCCGAGCTTTGGGTGCAGCCCTGGGGATTAGGGCCCTGGCACGCTTCATCGGCCGGCTTGCAGACCTTGCCAGAGCAATCGCGGTTGCAGAACCACTCCCCCTCCTCGGTGCACACACATTCGGTAGGGGTACACTGCTCCTCGTCGGGCACGCAGAGCTCATTGCTGGCGCACTCCTCGTGGTCCAGACAGCCGGCAGGGTTGGGCTCTTCGCAGCGAGCCTCCGGGTCGCGGCACTCCCCGCCTCCACAGTCTTCCGAGCAGTACCACACACCCTCCTCTGAGCATATGCAGCTCGACGGTTGGCATACATCCTCACCGCGGGCGCAGAATTGATCCCCCGGGCATTGATCGTCGTCGGTGCAACCGGTCGGATCGGGCTCGGTACATCCCAGGCCTGTGTCGGCTCCGGCGTCGCTGCCCGCATCCTCCGACGTGTGGGGGGCGGCGCTGGTGTCGTCATCATCGCCGCAGGCCGCCGTCCCAAATGCCAGCGTCATCATCACCACCATCATCATCGCCATCAGGTTTCGCGCGCGCATCGCATCCTCTCCCTTATTAAGGTGTGACATAGTGCTATCCCTCAGATGGAGGAGCGATAGCAAAGGTGTCAGGGGAGTTCAAACCTTCAGGATGTGCACACATTTCACAATGATGAGCCTCACCTCAAACCTCGCTTCGCTCGGCTCGATCGAGCTTGACGAAGTTCTCGATGCCCTCGCGCAGCTGCGCCACCCCGTAGCCCCGGTTGCAGTAGACGAGCTCCACCGACGACTTGCCAGCGGCGTCGGTGAGCTGGTCGCTGGCCTTATGGCTCAAGAAGTCGGTGAGCAGGATCACAATATCCACGCTCCCCTGAAGCATGCGGCCGGCCAGGGCCTGCACCTGGCGCATGTTTTCGCCCTTCTTGACCGGAATCCACTCAAAAGACCCGGGCCGAAAGATCTTCTCGATGCGCGCCTGCGCCTCGCTGCGCGTATCGCCGCCGACCATGACCACACGCGAGTTTTGAAGCACCTCATGCCAGGGCCAACCCTCGGGCAGAAGCTCCTCGACGAAGTCGGGCTCAGCGTCTTTTTCGGCCTCGGCCGCGTCGATGGCCTGGCGAAGTTTCGAGAGGGCCGCGCCGCTCAAATGATCGCGAAAGGGGCGCATCAGGCGTACCAGCCGGGGATCGTCGCCGCCTAAGCCCCCCGGAGTCGAGAGGATGTCTTCGACCAGCGCGCGAATGCGGTCGACCGGCGGGCTTGTGTCGATCAGCGCTTCGATCTGCCCCAGCGCCCGCTCCGGGTTCTGCGGGGCGCTCTGCTCCTCGACCTCCTCGCCATAAAGATCATGGGCAAGGCGCGCGAGCTCGCGGTGGTAGTAGGCCGCGTCATCGCTCCAGCGCGCCCCATGCGCCGGCTGATGATCGCGCGCGAGCCCGTGCACAAAGCCCGCCCGCGTGATGTTGAAATGATTGCTCAGGCGATGCAGCACCTTCACCGCATCTTTATCGTTCTGCACCACGCCGCTGCACGCCGCCGGCGTCTCTTCCTGCAGGTGGCGATAACGCGCCGTAATCATACACCCGAGCGCCACCTGCACCTCATGCGGCAGCTCCTCCCACCCCCGCAGGCGCTCATCCTCGGTGGCCGCCTTCAACCTCCCCAGCTCACCGACCACCTGCGGGTAGGAACGCACCATCGAAGGCGGCTCCCCGAGCTGATCGCGAATATCCGGCAAGAGATGCGCCACGATCTGCGCGCCGGTGGCCGCGTGGCTCTTTGCCCCCGCCCGCAGCTTCATCGTTTTGGATAAGCTCGGCGCCACCCGCAGCACAGGTGGTTTGCGCGCCGGCGAGTCTGGAAGGTCTGTGCCTGATGGCTCTCCTGGTTCAGCGTGCCGACGATCATCGTTCAATGTATGTGTTGCCTGCCCATCCACCGCGATCTCGGCCTCTTCAGCCGCCGAACCGTCTTCACACGCCTCCCCCTCCCCCGACTCGACACTCGCCAGCGAGCCCGTCCCCTCTCCGAACTCCAGCGCGCTCCCCTGATCAAAAAGATCGAAAACGCGGGCGCCCAGGTCGCAGAAGATAGCGTCGAGTCTTGTTTCCAGCCGGGCGCGCTCCTCGCGTAGCGCCCGGCCGCGCGCGGCGCTTTTGGCCGCCTGCGCGCTCAAAGAGACAAGCAGCGCGCGCAGCGCGCGGGCCTCCTCCACAAGCCCCTCAAGCTCAGCGTTCTTGCTCAGGATGAGGCGCTCGCTGGCCGCATCCCCGCTGGCCAACACCTCGCTCACCGCCTCTCGTTGCCCTTCATCATCCATTGCATCCTCGCTGGTCTGCCCCCCGGACTGTGGTCGTCGTGCCGCGGCGCGTCACGATCACATCATCATGGCAGACTTCCCCCCCGGATGAACAGCGCCCGGCGGATCTGACTCCCCGAGCCCCACGACCATCTGCGCCTTATGCGAGGTTTCGTCCGGCCCCACACCCCGATTCCCCTTATTTTATGCGCCCTTTCGCAATGCCTGTTACTTATCAGCAAATTGTCACATCAGGTAACACGACGCGATACTGCCGAGGTCATCCCCCACGTAACGCTGGCGGCTGTCGAGCCCCCACTTCGACGTCCCCCGACCTCTCCGCGCTTGAGCGCGGCGACCTCACCCAGAGACCTCGATCATGAGACCTCACCCTCGCACGCGACTTCGTCCGGCGTTTATAATCCTGATGATGCTGCTGGCACTCAGCGCCCTCTCCTGCTCCGGCGAAGACACGGCCAACCGTGAAAACCCCGACCTCGACGTCGGGCTTGATGCCGACGATGTCGGTGATGTCGACGACGCCACGCTCCTGAAGGTCCGCGAGCCCCGGGTCATCGAAGGCGCCACACAGATTCCGCGCCCCGGCGACACCGTGCTCCCCTGCCCCCCCGAGGGCTGCCCGGCCTGCCAGGTGGACGCCGACTGCGATGATGGCATCGCCTGCACCGAGGATGTTTGCGACACCGAGGCCGGCGAATGCGTCGTGAGCACCGCGCACACCCGCTGCGACGACGAGCTCTTCTGCAACGGCTATGAGATGTGCGCCCCCGAAGACCCGCTGGCCGCCGCGAGCGGCTGTGTGGCCGGTCAGCCCCCGGTGCTTGCCGACGGGATCAGCTGCACCCTCGACTTCTGCGACGAAGAAAACGACCAGATCGTGCACCAGGGCGAAGACCTGCGCTGCGAGAGCGATGAGCCCTGCACCGTGAGCCTCTGCGATCCGGTGGAAGGCTGTGTCATCGAGCCTGCCGAAGACGGCACCCTCTGCATGGATGACACCATGGTGTGCTCCGGCGGCCAATGCATCCCCTGCATCGATGATAGCGAAGGCGGCGTCGACTCGGGTTGCGGTGGCGGCGAGCCCTTTTGTGTGGATGGGGCCTGCGTGCAATGCGAAGACAGCACGGACTGCCCGGAAGGCCTGGGCTGTGAGGACGGCGTGTGCACCGGCTGCACCGACCACGCCCAATGCGATGATGGCGCAAGCTGTACCCTGAACCTCTGCGATTTCTCGACCGGCAGATGCGATGTCCTCCCCCTGGGGAGCTCCTGTGGTGGGGGCGATGCCTGCGCCGCACGTGCCCCTTTCTGCTCCCCCCGCGACGAGCGCGCCGACCCCACCACCGGCTGCGTGCCGGGCCCCTCGAAGATCGACCTGATGGAGCCCATCACCTGTGTGGAGCGAAGCTGCGACCCGGCCACCGGTGTGATCAGCGAAGATCTCGACGACTCCCAATGCGAGCCCTCCGGCCCCTGCGTCACCTCGATCTGCACCGTCAACGGCTGCGAGGAAGTACCCTTAAGCGCCGGCACCTCGTGTCTCTACGGTGAGACGGAGATGGAGGAGGGGTTCTGCGACGGTGCAGGCACCTGCGCGGTCTGCGCCGATACCGTCGTCGGTGGCATTGACGCAGGCTGCGACGCGCTCAACCCCTCCTGCTTCAACGGAGGCTGCTTTAACTGCGTGGAGGAGGGCCCCGGCTGCCCCCGCGATTGCAATGGCGAGCTCGACGGCCCGGCCTATGAAGACGCCTGCGGCCAGTGCGACGCCGACATCACCAACGACTGCGCCAACGTCTGCGACGGGGGGGCCTGCTCCCCCTGCGAGATCGATGCGGACTGCAACGACCGCAACGCCTGCACCCTCGACCAGTGCGTCGAAGGGTACTGCAACAACGACCCGGCCCCGCTCGATGGCGACACCTGCCAGTCATCGGAGATCAACGTCTGCGTCACCTCCTACTCCTGCCAGGAGGGGAGCTGCCAGCGCGACGGCACCGTGACCTGCGATGGCCCCTGCCACACCGGCGGCGCCTGCCGTGAGGGCATCGGAGGCTGTGAGATCGACGTGGGCGCAAGCTGCGACGACGGCGATCCGAGCACCATCAACGACACCTGCTCGCCATGGGGCCAGTGTGTCGGGGAGTGCGCCGGCCCCGACGGCCAGCTCTGCGCCGAGGACGACGGCAACCCCTGCACCGTGCCCGCCTGCGACGGCGAAGGCGGCTGCACCGAGCGCATCACCCCGGGCGTAAGCTGCGAGATGGCCTGCGGCGCCGGCGTCTGCAGCACCGAGGGGGTCTGCGAGCCCGTCGACAACGTCTGCAACCCGGAGTCGATGCGCAGCTGCGCCGCGTTTGAGTGCCGCCCCGACGAGGGGGGCTGCGTGGTCGTCAACGGGGACCCAAAGTGCGAGCTCGATGGCGCATCTTGCATCAGCGAGCTGGGCCTGTGCTCGGCCGGAAGCTGCGGTGACGGCTTCTGCGATATCGACGCCGAGTACCGCAACAACCCCAACCACTGCTTTGAGGACTGCGTCCGGGAGGGCTGCGGCACCTCCCCCACCTCCTACCTCACCTGCGACGAGCCCCTCAACAACGAGGCCGTGCTGGGCACCTGGAACTCCGCGATGAGCATCGCCTACGGCATCCCCGAGCTCGACGCCCGCCAGACCGAGACGATCCGCCGCCAGCTCGAAGACGGCGTGGAGTGGCTTCACTTCATCGTCGACTACTGCTCCCCGGGCGCCAGCTCCGGGCCCATCTGCGTCTGCAAAGACGACGACACCTGCGGCCTGGCCAGCACACCGCTTCGCGACCGCCTGGCGGAGGTGCGCGACTACCTTTTGAGCCACCCCGCGCGCATCGTGCAGCTCTATGTGCGCTCGTATCTGGAGCGTGGCGATCTGCGCGAGGTCATCGACCAGGCCGGCTTAAGCGAACTTCTCTACCGCCGCGCCCTCACCACCGTCGGGTTCTCCACGCTGGAGCCTTTCGCCGCCGCGCGCGCACAGCTTATCGCCTCCAACCAGCGTCTGGTCATCTACGATCGGGACTTCGTCCCCCCCTTCAACATCTTTCTGGGCGACTCGCGTCGCTACGAGGTGGTCGACGGCATCCCCCGCACTCCGCCCCCGACCATCGTCTTCAGCGGGCAGGAGACGCACACCACCCACACCTTCAACTGCGTAACCAGCACCAACATCGGCCCCTCCGAGGCGATCGTCTCCTCGCCGGTTTATGGCGTGGTGCATAACGCCGGCCAGGGCTCGTCGACCTTTGTGGGCGCGGCCTGCTGGAACCGCTACGTGCAGAACCACCTCTTCGCCTGCCAGGAGGAAGAGGGGCGCCGGCCCAACGTGATCTTTGTCAACTATTACAACGCCGATCCCGAACCCCTGGACTGGGCGCGTGTCGACAACGACATCGTCTCGGCCTGCCCCGAGGTGCAGCCGGACACCTGCCGCCAGGACAGCGACTGCGACGCCGGGGTCTGCAACCTCTTCGGGGTCTGCGTGAGCTGCACCGACAACGCCGACTGCCGCGAGGATCAGTACTGCAACGGCTGGTTCAACGCCTGCTTTGCGGATCTTCCCGGCGGCGGCCTCTGCACCGAGCCCGAAGAGTGCGCCAGCGGGGTCTGCTCGCTCTTTACCTGCACGGGCTGCGAGCAAGACTCCGACTGCCAGGAGGATCAGTTCTGCGCCTTCGATGGCACCTGCTCCCCGAAGAAGGCCATCGGTGAGGGCTGCATCAACGCACAGGAGTGCGTCAGCAACACCTGTTACCTGGGCTACTGCACCGAGTGCGACGAGCAGTCCGACTGCGGCGATGGCACCTTCT
This genomic window contains:
- a CDS encoding DUF2325 domain-containing protein, which encodes MSEVLASGDAASERLILSKNAELEGLVEEARALRALLVSLSAQAAKSAARGRALREERARLETRLDAIFCDLGARVFDLFDQGSALEFGEGTGSLASVESGEGEACEDGSAAEEAEIAVDGQATHTLNDDRRHAEPGEPSGTDLPDSPARKPPVLRVAPSLSKTMKLRAGAKSHAATGAQIVAHLLPDIRDQLGEPPSMVRSYPQVVGELGRLKAATEDERLRGWEELPHEVQVALGCMITARYRHLQEETPAACSGVVQNDKDAVKVLHRLSNHFNITRAGFVHGLARDHQPAHGARWSDDAAYYHRELARLAHDLYGEEVEEQSAPQNPERALGQIEALIDTSPPVDRIRALVEDILSTPGGLGGDDPRLVRLMRPFRDHLSGAALSKLRQAIDAAEAEKDAEPDFVEELLPEGWPWHEVLQNSRVVMVGGDTRSEAQARIEKIFRPGSFEWIPVKKGENMRQVQALAGRMLQGSVDIVILLTDFLSHKASDQLTDAAGKSSVELVYCNRGYGVAQLREGIENFVKLDRAERSEV